Proteins co-encoded in one Hemibagrus wyckioides isolate EC202008001 linkage group LG26, SWU_Hwy_1.0, whole genome shotgun sequence genomic window:
- the si:dkeyp-9d4.3 gene encoding caskin-1 isoform X1, which yields MGKDQELLQAVKTEDLLTVQRLLQRPKQGKSKLLGSAKRINVNFQDTDGFSALHHAALNGNVELIALLLESQAVVDIKDQKGMRPLHYAAWQGKCEPMKMLLKAGSSVNSQSDEGQIPLHLSSQHGHYDGSEMLLQHQSNPCIRDHAGKTPLDLACEFGRVSVVQLLLNSNMCAAMLEPKPSDPNGISPLHLAAKNGHIDIIKLLIQAGIDINRQTKSGTALHEAALCGKTDAVRLLLDSGISASVRNTYCQTALDIVNQFTTTQASREIKQMLRDASAAMQVRALKDYCNNYDLTSLNIKAGDIITVLEQHSDGRWKGCIHDNRTGNDRVGYFPSNMVEVIKRAGPSTQQYLKIHIRPPAIGSVAMVNGDSHILSLPLTSLPPPPSLISSHQPLFTSFGYNTPTCSSFAFEPPSSRSEGPKRAKGSRGSVSSPHGSPTLSGQQSSSSEEIWVLRKPLAGAGSTGSLTSGRSSVSGPVDNANAHLASSPVPVPTTPTHSPGLNTHGVNVPGLHAQAEGVKLLATVLSQSAKAKEHLLEQDPSAASSQLTQSAPGGPRPEKKKTFVDPLLQRKDSAATESKSSEAVAEWLTSAQLQFYTTNFLTAGYDLQTISRMTPEDLTAIGVTKPGHRKKMLSEISKLCIPDWIPKEKPTSLAEWLSLIGLSQYYQTLVQNGYDNMDFVSDITLEDLHEIGITKLGHQKKLMLAVNRLGEPLKKEDTCKERQSNESTTSKQQAAPESTPAPRARRGIEGHGSPRHTTQGRGIQRANAPPPLKKPALCNSPAHTPPHTPTKVKSSSPHSNSQARPVPLLCLPHESTVEEDEDGTPPLPRRKDPPFPDSSMKYAMVGGGNRTASSLDVGGVNRSQSFATTRPRRKTRPPTPPKRSCSSISTGNLLNEGGVNQGEPCDSFLSVTYRERRRSDCGPASESGVLGGSVRDIAAMLEMSTLGGRTKSGSRNYLQASPDILRRNRDTLSSDEEIQCRRRTISGPITDYENPIAQQDGTQQVTKFLPFTEEPVENLHVRRTPEPRPRSMLTQEEWSRVDATATLRRPRTPHDVGSERFQLTETSTVRRRPKVIAPSQIDDVAANAPDGAIRVRPVSEVENMYRESDMSDDFRRALKPPVSPKPALGLRKLEPPTPTRRVPLPGLENQHSTVEVKKVPPAVSPKPSPPPTLPKPIKIKPLPTHTLTPPSELNTHPLSPTVLSEQEEHPVLSPSTPTPKPAESHTLSPRPLTSPAQSPQTPQTPSTPGSGSAPVKPPRSSMAGLSVDIPSPFEAEPREVEKHSEDDERKRQRKEAAVVKGQEIGTSNEVTRVTEGSGQVLMRRRKVGVARQMPIEGEIESTTEDGCVTAEEIPQGAPIARGLDEARLHGEEEIYQLRLDETSASLAAALEVVEERIMTEDNSTMENKSTVNILDDIGSMFDDLADQLDAMLD from the exons AGCTCCTGGGTTCTGCCAAGCGGATCAACGTGAATTTTCAGGACACAGACGG gTTCTCAGCCCTTCACCATGCGGCGTTGAATGGTAATGTGGAGCTGATCGCTCTGCTGCTGGAGTCACAAGCCGTCGTCGATATCAAAGATCAGAAGG GGATGCGACCGCTGCACTACGCTGCCTGGCAGGGAAAATGCGAGCCAATGAAAATGCTGCTGAAGGCGGGATCGTCAGTCAACAGCCAATCGGATGAAGGACAGATTCCACTGCATCTCTCATCCCAACACGGCCATTACGATGGA AGTGAGATGTTGTTGCAGCATCAGTCCAACCCCTGCATCAGAGACCACGCTGGAAAAACCCCTCTGGACCTGGCCTGTGAATTTGGACGTGTCTCG gtGGTGCAGCTACTCCTGAACAGCAACATGTGCGCTGCTATGCTGGAGCCGAAGCCGTCGGATCCCAATGGCATCAGCCCACTTCACCTGGCCGCCAAAAACGGACACATCGACATCATCAA gttGCTAATCCAGGCTGGCATAGACATAAACCGTCAGACGAAATCTGGCACGGCGCTGCACGAGGCTGCACTCTGTGGGAAAACCGACGCCGTTCGCCTCCTTCTAGAC agtGGCATTAGTGCCAGTGTGAGGAACACGTACTGCCAGACAGCACTGGATATCGTAAATCAGTTCACCACGACACAAGCCAGTCGAGAGATTAAACAGATGCTGAgag aTGCCTCTGCAGCCATGCAGGTGAGGGCACTCAAAGACTACTGCAACAACTATGACCTGACGAGCCTGAACATCAAAGCAGGCGACATCATCACG GTCCTGGAACAGCACTCTGATGGCCGCTGGAAAGGCTGTATTCACGACAACCGCACAGGAAATGACCGTGTTGGATACTTCCCCTCCAACATGGTGGAGGTCATCAAGAGGGCAG GACCCTCTACTCAGCAGTATCTTAAGATACACATCCGTCCGCCGGCAATTGGCTCAGTTGCCATGGTGAACGGTGACTCCcacattctctctcttcccctgaCCTCTTTgccccctcctccctccctgATCTCTTCCCATCAGCCCCTGTTCACCTCATTCGGGTATAACACACCCACCTGCAGCTCATTTGCGTTCGAACCGCCCTCCTCCCGCTCAGAGGGGCCGAAAAGAGCGaaag GTTCCCGAGGTTCGGTGTCCAGCCCCCATGGCTCCCCGACGTTAAGTGGGCAGCAAAGCAGTTCCAGTGAGGAGATCTGGGTCCTGAGGAAACCTTTAGCAG GTGCTGGCAGCACAGGGAGCCTTACCAGTGGCCGCTCTTCAGTCAGTGGTCCGGTGGACAATGCCAATGCTCATCTTGCCAGCTCCCCTGTGCCTGTCCCAACCACGCCAACACATTCCCCAGGGCTCAACACACATGGCGTTAACGTGCCTGGGCTACACGCACAGGCAGAGGGGGTAAAG ttGCTGGCTACAGTATTGTCTCAGTCAGCCAAAGCAAAAGAACATCTCCTGGAGCAGGACCCCAGTGCAG CTTCTTCGCAACTTACCCAGAGTGCACCTGGTGGTCCACgtccagaaaagaaaaaaacatttgttgaTCCTTTACTACAGAGAAAAGATAGTGCTGCAACAGAAAGCAAG AGCTCAGAGGCCGTGGCTGAATGGCTTACTAGCGCTCAGCTACAGTTTTATACAACAAACTTTCTTACAGCTGGATACGATCTTCAGACCATCAGTAGGATGACACCAGAG GATCTGACAGCAATTGGGGTGACAAAACCTGGACACAGGAAAAAGATGCTGTCTGAGATTAGCAAACTCTGCATTCCTGACTGGATACCTAAAGAGAAACCA ACTAGCCTAGCAGAGTGGTTGTCCCTGATTGGACTTAGTCAGTACTATCAGACTCTTGTCCAAAATGGTTACGACAACATGGACTTTGTCAGTGACATCACCCTGGAGGACTTGCACGAGATTGGCATCACCAAGCTGG GACAtcagaagaagttaatgttagCTGTTAACCGTTTGGGAGAACCTCTGAAAAAGGAGGACACTTGCAAGGAAAGGCAGTCCAATGAAAGCACAACTTCAAAACAACAAGCTGCTCCAGAATCCACCCCTGCACCAAGGGCACGCAGAGGAATTGAAGGACATGGCTCTCCACGGCACACCACCCAGGGGCGTGGTATACAACGAGCAAATGCTCCACCTCCTCTAAAAAAGCCTGCTTTGTGCAACAGTCCAgcccacacaccaccacatacaccCACTAAAGTCAAAAGTTCATCCCCTCACTCAAATTCTCAAGCCCGCCCAGTCCCGTTGCTCTGTCTTCCCCATGAAAGCACAGttgaggaagatgaagatggCACACCTCCTTTACCTAGACGGAAAGACCCACCCTTCCCTGATTCATCCATGAAATATGCCATGGTGGGTGGGGGTAACCGTACAGCGTCCTCCCTGGATGTTGGAGGGGTAAACCGTAGCCAGTCCTTTGCCACAACACGACCTCGCAGGAAGACACGCCCCCCTACACCTCCAAAGCGCTCTTGCTCCTCCATCTCCACAGGGAACCTGCTAAATGAAGGCGGGGTTAACCAAGGCGAGCCGTGTGATTCGTTTCTCAGTGTGACATACAGAGAACGGCGCCGTAGCGACTGTGGACCTGCATCTGAATCAGGGGTTTTAGGTGGAAGCGTTCGAGACATTGCTGCCATGCTAGAAATGTCCACATTAGGGGGCAGGACAAAAAGTGGTAGCAGGAATTACTTACAG GCAAGCCCAGACATTCTCAGAAGAAACCGTGACACTCTGAGTTCAGACGAAGAGATCCAGTGTCGACGTCGCACAATCAGCGGCCCTATAACTGATTATGAGAATCCCATTGCACAGCAAGATGGCACCCAACAAGTTACTAAATTTCTGCCATTTACTGAAGAACCAGTGGAAAATCTCCATGTGAGGCGAACTCCAGAGCCCCGACCCCGCTCTATGCTCACTCAAGAAGAATGGTCACGTGTAGATGCCACAGCGACCTTAAGGAGGCCCCGCACACCTCACGACGTGGGCAGTGAGAGGTTCCAGCTCACTGAAACCAGCACTGTGAGAAGACGGCCAAAGGTCATAGCACCATCTCAGATAGATGATGTAGCTGCAAATGCACCAGATGGTGCTATTCGTGTAAGACCCGTATCAGAGGTGGAAAATATGTATAGGGAAAGTGATATGAGTGATGATTTTAGGCGAGCATTGAAGCCTCCAGTTTCCCCCAAACCAGCCTTGGGCCTCAGAAAGCTTGAGCCTCCCACTCCAACCAGGAGAGTTCCACTTCCAGGACTGGAGAACCAACACAGCACAG TGGAGGTCAAAAAAGTTCCACCGGCTGTGTCTCCAAAGCCAAGCCCTCCTCCAACACTTCCTAAACCAATCAAAATAAAGCccctgccaacacacacacttaccccaCCCAGTgagctaaacacacacccactctcccCGACTGTTCTTTCTGAGCAAGAGGAACATCCCGTACTGAGTCCATCAACCCCGACTCCGAAACCAGCAGAGTCCCACACTTTGTCCCCACGACCGTTGACATCTCCTGCTCAGAgcccacaaactccacaaactccctCTACTCCCGGGAGTGGATCTGCCCCGGTCAAACCTCCAAGATCCTCCATGGCAGGGCTGTCAGTGGACATTCCCAGCCCTTTTGAGGCAGAGCCACGAGAGGTGGAAAAACACAGTGAGGATGATGAGAGGAAAAGGCAGAGGAAGGAGGCAGCAGTGGTTAAGGGGCAAGAGATAGGAACCTCTAATGAGGTCACAAGGGTCACAGAGGGGTCAGGGCAGGTGCTGATGAGGCGCAGGAAAGTAGGTGTGGCCAGACAGATGCCAATTGAGGGAGAAATTGAAAGCACAACAGAAGATGGTTGTGTAACTGCAGAGGAAATTCCACAGGGGGCACCAATTGCCAGAGGATTGGATGAAGCCAGACTTCATGGGGAAGAAGAAATATACCAGCTAAGGCTAGATGAGACCAGTGCTTCCTTAGCTGCAGCGCTGGAGGTTGTAGAGGAAAGGATCATGACTGAAGACAa TTCTACAATGGAGAATAAAAGCACAGTCAACATTCTCGACGACATTGGAAGCATGTTTGATGATCTCGCTGACCAGTTGGATGCCATGctggattga
- the si:dkeyp-9d4.3 gene encoding caskin-1 isoform X2 → MGKDQELLQAVKTEDLLTVQRLLQRPKQGKSKLLGSAKRINVNFQDTDGFSALHHAALNGNVELIALLLESQAVVDIKDQKGMRPLHYAAWQGKCEPMKMLLKAGSSVNSQSDEGQIPLHLSSQHGHYDGSEMLLQHQSNPCIRDHAGKTPLDLACEFGRVSVVQLLLNSNMCAAMLEPKPSDPNGISPLHLAAKNGHIDIIKLLIQAGIDINRQTKSGTALHEAALCGKTDAVRLLLDSGISASVRNTYCQTALDIVNQFTTTQASREIKQMLRDASAAMQVRALKDYCNNYDLTSLNIKAGDIITVLEQHSDGRWKGCIHDNRTGNDRVGYFPSNMVEVIKRAGSRGSVSSPHGSPTLSGQQSSSSEEIWVLRKPLAGAGSTGSLTSGRSSVSGPVDNANAHLASSPVPVPTTPTHSPGLNTHGVNVPGLHAQAEGVKLLATVLSQSAKAKEHLLEQDPSAASSQLTQSAPGGPRPEKKKTFVDPLLQRKDSAATESKSSEAVAEWLTSAQLQFYTTNFLTAGYDLQTISRMTPEDLTAIGVTKPGHRKKMLSEISKLCIPDWIPKEKPTSLAEWLSLIGLSQYYQTLVQNGYDNMDFVSDITLEDLHEIGITKLGHQKKLMLAVNRLGEPLKKEDTCKERQSNESTTSKQQAAPESTPAPRARRGIEGHGSPRHTTQGRGIQRANAPPPLKKPALCNSPAHTPPHTPTKVKSSSPHSNSQARPVPLLCLPHESTVEEDEDGTPPLPRRKDPPFPDSSMKYAMVGGGNRTASSLDVGGVNRSQSFATTRPRRKTRPPTPPKRSCSSISTGNLLNEGGVNQGEPCDSFLSVTYRERRRSDCGPASESGVLGGSVRDIAAMLEMSTLGGRTKSGSRNYLQASPDILRRNRDTLSSDEEIQCRRRTISGPITDYENPIAQQDGTQQVTKFLPFTEEPVENLHVRRTPEPRPRSMLTQEEWSRVDATATLRRPRTPHDVGSERFQLTETSTVRRRPKVIAPSQIDDVAANAPDGAIRVRPVSEVENMYRESDMSDDFRRALKPPVSPKPALGLRKLEPPTPTRRVPLPGLENQHSTVEVKKVPPAVSPKPSPPPTLPKPIKIKPLPTHTLTPPSELNTHPLSPTVLSEQEEHPVLSPSTPTPKPAESHTLSPRPLTSPAQSPQTPQTPSTPGSGSAPVKPPRSSMAGLSVDIPSPFEAEPREVEKHSEDDERKRQRKEAAVVKGQEIGTSNEVTRVTEGSGQVLMRRRKVGVARQMPIEGEIESTTEDGCVTAEEIPQGAPIARGLDEARLHGEEEIYQLRLDETSASLAAALEVVEERIMTEDNSTMENKSTVNILDDIGSMFDDLADQLDAMLD, encoded by the exons AGCTCCTGGGTTCTGCCAAGCGGATCAACGTGAATTTTCAGGACACAGACGG gTTCTCAGCCCTTCACCATGCGGCGTTGAATGGTAATGTGGAGCTGATCGCTCTGCTGCTGGAGTCACAAGCCGTCGTCGATATCAAAGATCAGAAGG GGATGCGACCGCTGCACTACGCTGCCTGGCAGGGAAAATGCGAGCCAATGAAAATGCTGCTGAAGGCGGGATCGTCAGTCAACAGCCAATCGGATGAAGGACAGATTCCACTGCATCTCTCATCCCAACACGGCCATTACGATGGA AGTGAGATGTTGTTGCAGCATCAGTCCAACCCCTGCATCAGAGACCACGCTGGAAAAACCCCTCTGGACCTGGCCTGTGAATTTGGACGTGTCTCG gtGGTGCAGCTACTCCTGAACAGCAACATGTGCGCTGCTATGCTGGAGCCGAAGCCGTCGGATCCCAATGGCATCAGCCCACTTCACCTGGCCGCCAAAAACGGACACATCGACATCATCAA gttGCTAATCCAGGCTGGCATAGACATAAACCGTCAGACGAAATCTGGCACGGCGCTGCACGAGGCTGCACTCTGTGGGAAAACCGACGCCGTTCGCCTCCTTCTAGAC agtGGCATTAGTGCCAGTGTGAGGAACACGTACTGCCAGACAGCACTGGATATCGTAAATCAGTTCACCACGACACAAGCCAGTCGAGAGATTAAACAGATGCTGAgag aTGCCTCTGCAGCCATGCAGGTGAGGGCACTCAAAGACTACTGCAACAACTATGACCTGACGAGCCTGAACATCAAAGCAGGCGACATCATCACG GTCCTGGAACAGCACTCTGATGGCCGCTGGAAAGGCTGTATTCACGACAACCGCACAGGAAATGACCGTGTTGGATACTTCCCCTCCAACATGGTGGAGGTCATCAAGAGGGCAG GTTCCCGAGGTTCGGTGTCCAGCCCCCATGGCTCCCCGACGTTAAGTGGGCAGCAAAGCAGTTCCAGTGAGGAGATCTGGGTCCTGAGGAAACCTTTAGCAG GTGCTGGCAGCACAGGGAGCCTTACCAGTGGCCGCTCTTCAGTCAGTGGTCCGGTGGACAATGCCAATGCTCATCTTGCCAGCTCCCCTGTGCCTGTCCCAACCACGCCAACACATTCCCCAGGGCTCAACACACATGGCGTTAACGTGCCTGGGCTACACGCACAGGCAGAGGGGGTAAAG ttGCTGGCTACAGTATTGTCTCAGTCAGCCAAAGCAAAAGAACATCTCCTGGAGCAGGACCCCAGTGCAG CTTCTTCGCAACTTACCCAGAGTGCACCTGGTGGTCCACgtccagaaaagaaaaaaacatttgttgaTCCTTTACTACAGAGAAAAGATAGTGCTGCAACAGAAAGCAAG AGCTCAGAGGCCGTGGCTGAATGGCTTACTAGCGCTCAGCTACAGTTTTATACAACAAACTTTCTTACAGCTGGATACGATCTTCAGACCATCAGTAGGATGACACCAGAG GATCTGACAGCAATTGGGGTGACAAAACCTGGACACAGGAAAAAGATGCTGTCTGAGATTAGCAAACTCTGCATTCCTGACTGGATACCTAAAGAGAAACCA ACTAGCCTAGCAGAGTGGTTGTCCCTGATTGGACTTAGTCAGTACTATCAGACTCTTGTCCAAAATGGTTACGACAACATGGACTTTGTCAGTGACATCACCCTGGAGGACTTGCACGAGATTGGCATCACCAAGCTGG GACAtcagaagaagttaatgttagCTGTTAACCGTTTGGGAGAACCTCTGAAAAAGGAGGACACTTGCAAGGAAAGGCAGTCCAATGAAAGCACAACTTCAAAACAACAAGCTGCTCCAGAATCCACCCCTGCACCAAGGGCACGCAGAGGAATTGAAGGACATGGCTCTCCACGGCACACCACCCAGGGGCGTGGTATACAACGAGCAAATGCTCCACCTCCTCTAAAAAAGCCTGCTTTGTGCAACAGTCCAgcccacacaccaccacatacaccCACTAAAGTCAAAAGTTCATCCCCTCACTCAAATTCTCAAGCCCGCCCAGTCCCGTTGCTCTGTCTTCCCCATGAAAGCACAGttgaggaagatgaagatggCACACCTCCTTTACCTAGACGGAAAGACCCACCCTTCCCTGATTCATCCATGAAATATGCCATGGTGGGTGGGGGTAACCGTACAGCGTCCTCCCTGGATGTTGGAGGGGTAAACCGTAGCCAGTCCTTTGCCACAACACGACCTCGCAGGAAGACACGCCCCCCTACACCTCCAAAGCGCTCTTGCTCCTCCATCTCCACAGGGAACCTGCTAAATGAAGGCGGGGTTAACCAAGGCGAGCCGTGTGATTCGTTTCTCAGTGTGACATACAGAGAACGGCGCCGTAGCGACTGTGGACCTGCATCTGAATCAGGGGTTTTAGGTGGAAGCGTTCGAGACATTGCTGCCATGCTAGAAATGTCCACATTAGGGGGCAGGACAAAAAGTGGTAGCAGGAATTACTTACAG GCAAGCCCAGACATTCTCAGAAGAAACCGTGACACTCTGAGTTCAGACGAAGAGATCCAGTGTCGACGTCGCACAATCAGCGGCCCTATAACTGATTATGAGAATCCCATTGCACAGCAAGATGGCACCCAACAAGTTACTAAATTTCTGCCATTTACTGAAGAACCAGTGGAAAATCTCCATGTGAGGCGAACTCCAGAGCCCCGACCCCGCTCTATGCTCACTCAAGAAGAATGGTCACGTGTAGATGCCACAGCGACCTTAAGGAGGCCCCGCACACCTCACGACGTGGGCAGTGAGAGGTTCCAGCTCACTGAAACCAGCACTGTGAGAAGACGGCCAAAGGTCATAGCACCATCTCAGATAGATGATGTAGCTGCAAATGCACCAGATGGTGCTATTCGTGTAAGACCCGTATCAGAGGTGGAAAATATGTATAGGGAAAGTGATATGAGTGATGATTTTAGGCGAGCATTGAAGCCTCCAGTTTCCCCCAAACCAGCCTTGGGCCTCAGAAAGCTTGAGCCTCCCACTCCAACCAGGAGAGTTCCACTTCCAGGACTGGAGAACCAACACAGCACAG TGGAGGTCAAAAAAGTTCCACCGGCTGTGTCTCCAAAGCCAAGCCCTCCTCCAACACTTCCTAAACCAATCAAAATAAAGCccctgccaacacacacacttaccccaCCCAGTgagctaaacacacacccactctcccCGACTGTTCTTTCTGAGCAAGAGGAACATCCCGTACTGAGTCCATCAACCCCGACTCCGAAACCAGCAGAGTCCCACACTTTGTCCCCACGACCGTTGACATCTCCTGCTCAGAgcccacaaactccacaaactccctCTACTCCCGGGAGTGGATCTGCCCCGGTCAAACCTCCAAGATCCTCCATGGCAGGGCTGTCAGTGGACATTCCCAGCCCTTTTGAGGCAGAGCCACGAGAGGTGGAAAAACACAGTGAGGATGATGAGAGGAAAAGGCAGAGGAAGGAGGCAGCAGTGGTTAAGGGGCAAGAGATAGGAACCTCTAATGAGGTCACAAGGGTCACAGAGGGGTCAGGGCAGGTGCTGATGAGGCGCAGGAAAGTAGGTGTGGCCAGACAGATGCCAATTGAGGGAGAAATTGAAAGCACAACAGAAGATGGTTGTGTAACTGCAGAGGAAATTCCACAGGGGGCACCAATTGCCAGAGGATTGGATGAAGCCAGACTTCATGGGGAAGAAGAAATATACCAGCTAAGGCTAGATGAGACCAGTGCTTCCTTAGCTGCAGCGCTGGAGGTTGTAGAGGAAAGGATCATGACTGAAGACAa TTCTACAATGGAGAATAAAAGCACAGTCAACATTCTCGACGACATTGGAAGCATGTTTGATGATCTCGCTGACCAGTTGGATGCCATGctggattga